From Piliocolobus tephrosceles isolate RC106 chromosome 16, ASM277652v3, whole genome shotgun sequence, the proteins below share one genomic window:
- the LOC111542452 gene encoding 60S ribosomal protein L36, which produces MALRYPMAVGLNKGHKVTKNVSKPRHSRRRGRLTKHTKFVRDMIREVCGFAPYERRAMELLKVSKDKRALKFIKKRVGTHIRAKRKREELSNVLAAMRKAAAKKD; this is translated from the coding sequence ATGGCTCTACGCTACCCTATGGCCGTGGGCCTCAACAAGGGCCACAAGGTGACCAAGAACGTGAGCAAGCCTAGGCACAGCCGCCGCCGCGGGCGTCTGACGAAACACACCAAGTTCGTGCGGGACATGATTCGGGAGGTGTGTGGCTTTGCCCCGTACGAGCGGCGCGCCATGGAGTTACTAAAGGTCTCCAAGGACAAACGGGCCCTCAAGTTTATCAAGAAAAGGGTGGGGACGCACATCCGCGCCAAGAGGAAGCGGGAGGAGCTGAGCAACGTATTAGCCGCTATGAGGAAAGCTGCTGCCAAGAAAGACTGA
- the CD300LF gene encoding CMRF35-like molecule 1 isoform X2: MAGRWSTVCSLFLLPGSTEGNGDASEEKMPLLMLYPLLFWLSGYSIATDISGPMTVNGLERGSLIVQCVYNSGWETYLKWWCRGAIWHGCKILVKTTGSEQEVKRDRVSIKDNQKNHTFTVTMEGLMQTDADTYWCGIERTGTDLGATVQVTVDPAPVTPEETSNSPTLTGHHLDKRHNLLKLSVLLPLIFTILLLLLVAALLLAWRIMKCQQKAAGMSPEQVLQPLEGDLCYADLTLQLTRTSPQKATTKLSFSAQADQVEVEYVAMAPFPKEDISYASLTLAAEDQEPTYCNMGPLSSHIPSGGPEDPTEYSIIRRP; the protein is encoded by the exons ATGGCTGGGAGATGGAGCACAGTCTGTAGTTTGTTCCTGCTGCCAGGCTCCACCGAGGGGAACGGGGACGCATCTGAAGAGAAGATGCCCCTGCTGATGCTCTACCCGCTCCTTTTCTGGCTCTCAG GCTACTCCATTGCCACTGACATCAGTGGTCCAATGACAGTGAATGGCCTGGAGCGGGGCTCGTTGATCGTGCAGTGTGTTTACAACTCAGGCTGGGAGACCTACTTGAAGTGGTGGTGTCGAGGAGCTATTTGGCATGGCTGCAAGATCCTTGTTAAAACCACTGGATCGGAGCAGGAGGTGAAGAGGGACCGGGTGTCTATCAAGGACAATCAGAAAAACCACACGTTCACTGTGACCATGGAGGGTCTCATGCAAACTGATGCTGACACTTACTGGTGTGGAATTGAGAGAACTGGAACTGACCTTGGGGCCACAGTTCAAGTGACCGTTGACCCAG CACCAGTCACCCCGGAAGAAACCAGCAACTCCCCAACTCTGACTGGCCACCACTTGGACAAGAG GCACAACCTCCTGAAGCTCAGCGTCCTCCTGCCCCTCATCTTCACCATATTGCTGCTGCTTTTGGTGGCCGCTTTGCTCTTGGCTTGGAGGATAATGAAGTGCCAGCAGAAAG CGGCTGGGATGTCCCCAGAGCAG GTACTGCAGCCCCTGGAGGGCGACCTCTGCTATGCAGACCTGACCCTGCAGCTGACCAGAACCTCCCCACAAAAGGCTACCACGAAGCTCTCCTTCTCTGCCCAGGCTGACCAGGTGGAAGTGGAATATGTCGCCATG GCTCCCTTCCCGAAGGAGGACATTTCCTATGCATCGCTGACCTTGGCTGCTGAGGATCAGGAGCCAACCTACTGCAACATGGGCCCCCTCAGTAGCCACATCCCCAGTGGAGGCCCTGAGGATCCCACAGAATACAGCATCATTAGGAGGCCTTAG
- the CD300LF gene encoding CMRF35-like molecule 1 isoform X3, with protein MAGRWSTVCSLFLLPGSTEGNGDASEEKMPLLMLYPLLFWLSGYSIATDISGPMTVNGLERGSLIVQCVYNSGWETYLKWWCRGAIWHGCKILVKTTGSEQEVKRDRVSIKDNQKNHTFTVTMEGLMQTDADTYWCGIERTGTDLGATVQVTVDPAPVTPEETSNSPTLTGHHLDKRSEGSRAANHRPPAHQAQPPEAQRPPAPHLHHIAAAFGGRFALGLEDNEVPAESGWDVPRAGTAAPGGRPLLCRPDPAADQNLPTKGYHEALLLCPG; from the exons ATGGCTGGGAGATGGAGCACAGTCTGTAGTTTGTTCCTGCTGCCAGGCTCCACCGAGGGGAACGGGGACGCATCTGAAGAGAAGATGCCCCTGCTGATGCTCTACCCGCTCCTTTTCTGGCTCTCAG GCTACTCCATTGCCACTGACATCAGTGGTCCAATGACAGTGAATGGCCTGGAGCGGGGCTCGTTGATCGTGCAGTGTGTTTACAACTCAGGCTGGGAGACCTACTTGAAGTGGTGGTGTCGAGGAGCTATTTGGCATGGCTGCAAGATCCTTGTTAAAACCACTGGATCGGAGCAGGAGGTGAAGAGGGACCGGGTGTCTATCAAGGACAATCAGAAAAACCACACGTTCACTGTGACCATGGAGGGTCTCATGCAAACTGATGCTGACACTTACTGGTGTGGAATTGAGAGAACTGGAACTGACCTTGGGGCCACAGTTCAAGTGACCGTTGACCCAG CACCAGTCACCCCGGAAGAAACCAGCAACTCCCCAACTCTGACTGGCCACCACTTGGACAAGAG GAGTGAGGGTTCCCGGGCTGCAAACCACAGACCTCCAGCTCATCAG GCACAACCTCCTGAAGCTCAGCGTCCTCCTGCCCCTCATCTTCACCATATTGCTGCTGCTTTTGGTGGCCGCTTTGCTCTTGGCTTGGAGGATAATGAAGTGCCAGCAGAAAG CGGCTGGGATGTCCCCAGAGCAG GTACTGCAGCCCCTGGAGGGCGACCTCTGCTATGCAGACCTGACCCTGCAGCTGACCAGAACCTCCCCACAAAAGGCTACCACGAAGCTCTCCTTCTCTGCCCAGGCTGA
- the CD300LF gene encoding CMRF35-like molecule 1 isoform X1 encodes MAGRWSTVCSLFLLPGSTEGNGDASEEKMPLLMLYPLLFWLSGYSIATDISGPMTVNGLERGSLIVQCVYNSGWETYLKWWCRGAIWHGCKILVKTTGSEQEVKRDRVSIKDNQKNHTFTVTMEGLMQTDADTYWCGIERTGTDLGATVQVTVDPASTAAPITSTSTTFTAPVTPEETSNSPTLTGHHLDKRHNLLKLSVLLPLIFTILLLLLVAALLLAWRIMKCQQKAAGMSPEQVLQPLEGDLCYADLTLQLTRTSPQKATTKLSFSAQADQVEVEYVAMAPFPKEDISYASLTLAAEDQEPTYCNMGPLSSHIPSGGPEDPTEYSIIRRP; translated from the exons ATGGCTGGGAGATGGAGCACAGTCTGTAGTTTGTTCCTGCTGCCAGGCTCCACCGAGGGGAACGGGGACGCATCTGAAGAGAAGATGCCCCTGCTGATGCTCTACCCGCTCCTTTTCTGGCTCTCAG GCTACTCCATTGCCACTGACATCAGTGGTCCAATGACAGTGAATGGCCTGGAGCGGGGCTCGTTGATCGTGCAGTGTGTTTACAACTCAGGCTGGGAGACCTACTTGAAGTGGTGGTGTCGAGGAGCTATTTGGCATGGCTGCAAGATCCTTGTTAAAACCACTGGATCGGAGCAGGAGGTGAAGAGGGACCGGGTGTCTATCAAGGACAATCAGAAAAACCACACGTTCACTGTGACCATGGAGGGTCTCATGCAAACTGATGCTGACACTTACTGGTGTGGAATTGAGAGAACTGGAACTGACCTTGGGGCCACAGTTCAAGTGACCGTTGACCCAG CATCAACTGCTGCCCCCATCACGTCTACCTCCACTACATTCACAGCACCAGTCACCCCGGAAGAAACCAGCAACTCCCCAACTCTGACTGGCCACCACTTGGACAAGAG GCACAACCTCCTGAAGCTCAGCGTCCTCCTGCCCCTCATCTTCACCATATTGCTGCTGCTTTTGGTGGCCGCTTTGCTCTTGGCTTGGAGGATAATGAAGTGCCAGCAGAAAG CGGCTGGGATGTCCCCAGAGCAG GTACTGCAGCCCCTGGAGGGCGACCTCTGCTATGCAGACCTGACCCTGCAGCTGACCAGAACCTCCCCACAAAAGGCTACCACGAAGCTCTCCTTCTCTGCCCAGGCTGACCAGGTGGAAGTGGAATATGTCGCCATG GCTCCCTTCCCGAAGGAGGACATTTCCTATGCATCGCTGACCTTGGCTGCTGAGGATCAGGAGCCAACCTACTGCAACATGGGCCCCCTCAGTAGCCACATCCCCAGTGGAGGCCCTGAGGATCCCACAGAATACAGCATCATTAGGAGGCCTTAG
- the CD300LF gene encoding CMRF35-like molecule 1 isoform X4, translating into MAGRWSTVCSLFLLPGSTEGNGDASEEKMPLLMLYPLLFWLSGYSIATDISGPMTVNGLERGSLIVQCVYNSGWETYLKWWCRGAIWHGCKILVKTTGSEQEVKRDRVSIKDNQKNHTFTVTMEGLMQTDADTYWCGIERTGTDLGATVQVTVDPAPVTPEETSNSPTLTGHHLDKRHNLLKLSVLLPLIFTILLLLLVAALLLAWRIMKCQQKGTAAPGGRPLLCRPDPAADQNLPTKGYHEALLLCPG; encoded by the exons ATGGCTGGGAGATGGAGCACAGTCTGTAGTTTGTTCCTGCTGCCAGGCTCCACCGAGGGGAACGGGGACGCATCTGAAGAGAAGATGCCCCTGCTGATGCTCTACCCGCTCCTTTTCTGGCTCTCAG GCTACTCCATTGCCACTGACATCAGTGGTCCAATGACAGTGAATGGCCTGGAGCGGGGCTCGTTGATCGTGCAGTGTGTTTACAACTCAGGCTGGGAGACCTACTTGAAGTGGTGGTGTCGAGGAGCTATTTGGCATGGCTGCAAGATCCTTGTTAAAACCACTGGATCGGAGCAGGAGGTGAAGAGGGACCGGGTGTCTATCAAGGACAATCAGAAAAACCACACGTTCACTGTGACCATGGAGGGTCTCATGCAAACTGATGCTGACACTTACTGGTGTGGAATTGAGAGAACTGGAACTGACCTTGGGGCCACAGTTCAAGTGACCGTTGACCCAG CACCAGTCACCCCGGAAGAAACCAGCAACTCCCCAACTCTGACTGGCCACCACTTGGACAAGAG GCACAACCTCCTGAAGCTCAGCGTCCTCCTGCCCCTCATCTTCACCATATTGCTGCTGCTTTTGGTGGCCGCTTTGCTCTTGGCTTGGAGGATAATGAAGTGCCAGCAGAAAG GTACTGCAGCCCCTGGAGGGCGACCTCTGCTATGCAGACCTGACCCTGCAGCTGACCAGAACCTCCCCACAAAAGGCTACCACGAAGCTCTCCTTCTCTGCCCAGGCTGA